One segment of Panicum virgatum strain AP13 chromosome 3K, P.virgatum_v5, whole genome shotgun sequence DNA contains the following:
- the LOC120701185 gene encoding phosphoglycerate mutase-like protein AT74H, with protein sequence MMMAAPIISNKCPAAAAPPWRRRASLLRCRYCEDDYTLLGVRRRRAQPQQQRQPRPPRPRRIVLVRHGESEGNVDEAAYTRVPDPLIGLTVKGWRDAEDCGRRLRALFSSDSGDDDWKVYFYVSPYRRTLETLRGIGRAFESDRVAGVREEPRLREQDFGNFQDSDTMRVHKELRRRYGRFFYRFPNGESAADVYDRITGFRGTLRGDIDVGRFFDPPHCARTRNMNIVLVSHGLTLRVFLMRWYKWTVRQFEGLRNLPNGGVIVMQTGQGGSYSLLVHHTPDELRAFGLTDEMLQDQMWYKTTANPGDLNHSFLTDGQSFFDDPCFVTPPPSSVPFVTPPPPPPPPY encoded by the coding sequence ATGATGATGGCGGCGCCCATCATCAGCAATAagtgcccggcggcggcggcgcccccgtggcggcggcgagcgagccTGCTGCGGTGCCGCTACTGCGAGGACGACTACACGCTGCTgggcgtccggcggcggcgagcgcagccgcagcagcagcggcagccgcggccgcctcgTCCCCGTCGCATCGTGCTGGTGCGTCACGGCGAGAGCGAGGGCAACGTGGACGAGGCGGCCTACACGCGCGTGCCGGACCCTCTCATCGGCCTCACCGTCAAGGGCTGGCGCGACGCCGAGGactgcggccgccgcctgcgcgccctCTTCTCCTCCGATTCCGGCGACGACGACTGGAAGGTCTACTTCTACGTGTCCCCTTACCGCCGCACGCTGGAGACGCTGCGGGGCATCGGCCGCGCCTTCGAATCCGACCGCGTGGCGGGCGTCCGCGAGGAACCCCGCCTCCGCGAGCAGGACTTCGGCAACTTCCAGGACAGCGACACGATGCGCGTCCAcaaggagctccgccgccgctacgGCCGCTTCTTCTACCGCTTCCCCAACGGCGAGTCGGCGGCCGACGTGTACGACCGCATCACGGGCTTCCGCGGGACGCTGCGCGGGGACATCGACGTCGGCAGGTTCTTCGACCCGCCGCACTGCGCGCGCACGCGGAACATGAACATCGTCCTCGTCTCCCACGGGCTCACGCTCCGCGTCTTCCTCATGAGGTGGTACAAGTGGACGGTGCGACAGTTCGAGGGGCTCCGCAACCTCCCCAACGGCGGCGTCATCGTCATGCAGACGGGGCAGGGAGGAAGCTACAGCCTGCTCGTCCACCACACCCCCGACGAGCTCAGGGCGTTCGGGCTCACCGACGAGATGCTGCAGGACCAGATGTGGTACAAGACGACGGCCAACCCAGGAGACCTCAACCACTCCTTCCTCACCGACGGACAGTCATTCTTCGACGACCCATGCTtcgtcacgccgccgccgtcgtctgtccccttcgttacgcctcctcctccccctcctcctccataTTAA
- the LOC120697257 gene encoding brassinosteroid-responsive RING protein 1-like, with product MGFPVGYSEMPRLVLHLLFLLGHLRRLSSCLLRLTGYVDDADADADHYHYHPAAADVFRLDEHSPAVRFDSLPPAAGAGSDGGCCVCLADFHAAASVRRARGCRHVFHRACLDRWAHHGHRTCPLCRTPLLRPPPLLLPLPLPPS from the coding sequence ATGGGTTTCCCCGTTGGGTACTCGGAGATGCCCAGGCTGGTGCTTCACCTCCTCTTCCTGCTCGGCCACCTgcgccgcctctcctcctgccTGCTCCGCCTCACCGGCTAcgtcgacgacgccgacgccgacgccgaccacTACCACTACCACCCTGCAGCTGCAGATGTCTTCCGCCTCGACGAGCACTCCCCCGCGGTGCGCTTCGACTCtctcccgccggcggccggcgcgggcagtGACGGCGGCTGCTGCGTCTGCCTCGCCGActtccacgccgccgcctccgtgcgCCGCGCGCGGGGCTGCCGCCACGTCTTCCACCGCGCCTGCCTCGACCGTTGGGCCCACCACGGCCACCGAACCTGCCCGCTCTGCCGGACGCCGCtcctgcggccgccgcctctgctcctccCGCTGCCTCTGCCTCCGTCGTAG